From the genome of Azospirillum fermentarium:
TAGAAAGACTGGTGCCGTATACAGCGAGATGGCACGTCATTCGCGCGATACGGGAATATTTGCTTCCCTCCAAGCCCCATGTGAATGCCGTATACCTTCCGACAAGTTTTTGTTAAGTCTATTATTTAATGGAAACTGGCGAAGCCGTGGCATAAGCTGTCTCCATCCCTTTGGGAAAATATCCATCCCGACAGATTCCTTGCTATCGATGTTCAATAAAATCAGCACGATACGCCTTTGGGCCGTTGTGATGGCTCTGGTGCTGCCCAATCCTTCGGTTGCGGGACCGGCACAGCCTGAAAACGTTGCGGCAAAGTTGCTGATGTCGGCAACCGAAAGTCACGACCGTCTGCGGGCGGCGCAGTCGTCGGCGGATTCGGCATTCAACGCGCTGCGGGTCTCGGTGGGGGCATGGTATCCCAACATGGCCTTTTCCGCGGGCGTGGGGCGGGAGCGTTTCGAAAAGCCCGGCCCCAGCAACACCAACATGTACGCCCGCCAGATGACGGTGCGGGCCACCCAGCTCCTGTGGGATTTCGGCGCCACCAACGCCGACATCGAACGGGCACGGCTGACCTCCATCCGCGCCGACGTGTCGGTGGAGCGCACACGCCAGGAATTGCTGCTGGAAGGGCTGGGGGCCTATGCGACCCTGCTCAAATCGCAGATGGTGCTGAAGTACGCCCGCCAGTCGGAAGAGAACATCCGCCGCCAGACCGGTCTGGAAGAGGTGCGTCTGCGCGAAGGCTACGGCTTCTCCACCGACGTTCTGCAGGCCAAAAGCCAGCTTGCCGGCGCCCAGGCCCGCCGCGTGGCGTCGGAAGAGGCGGTGCAGGTGGCGCTGAACCGGTTCCAGGCGTTCTTCGGCCATGTGGACATCAACGGCACCGCCTTGCAGGCGCTGGCCCTGCCCGAACCGGCCCTGCCCCGCCGGCTGGAAGAGGCGCTGACGCGGGCGCAGGAAAGCAACCTGCGCCTTCAGGAATTGACGCTCACCTCGGCGGCGGCGCGGGAGAACGTGACCGCCACCCAGGGCCGCAGCTTCTACCCCCGCATCGAAGGGGTGCTGGAACGCACGGTGAAGGACGATTACCAGGGCACCGCCGGGCGCCAGAACGAATCGGTGGCCAAGGTGCAGCTCACCCTGCCGTTCAATCTGGGTTTCACCGCGCTCAACTCCGTCAAGCAGGCCCGCGCCGATGCCGCCGCCGCCGACGCCTCGCTGGCCGATCAGGAACGGCAGGTGCTGGAGGGCGTGCGCAACAGCTGGTCGCGGCTGCAAAGCGCCCGGCAGCAGGCCGAGCTGCTGCGCGATCAGGCCAGCCTCGCCAAGGGCTTCCTGGAGGTGGCGCGGTCGGAACGCGAACTGGGCACCCGTTCGCTGATCGACCTGCTGACCGGGGAAACCACGCTGATCAACGCCCAGAGCGATGCCGCGGCGGCGGAAACCGACGTGGCGCTGGCGGGATACCAGCTTCTGGCCGCCATCGGCCACCTGAGCTACACCGACGTGCGCACCCGCCCCGTCGGCCAGGCGGGCAAGGACAAGCCCAAGCCGGCGGCGCGCGCGCCCAAGGCTCCGGCCAAGGCCAACCCGGCGCCGGCCCCGGCACCCGCAGCACCGGCACCGTCCCAGGCTCCGTCCCAGGCACCGCAATGAAGGATCTGGTCACCCGCCTGCGCGCCAGCCCCCGCACGGCGCGGCGCCTGCTGGCGGCGTCGGCGGCGGCCAACGGGCTGGCGCTGGCGTCGTCCTTCTATGTCATGCTGGTGCTGAACCGGTACGTGTCGCACGGCGTCGATGCGACGCTGCTGACGCTGACGGTGGGGGTGGTGGCGACCATCGGGTTCGAGCACGCGTTCCGTCATGTGCGCCTGCGCATCGCCGCCAATTTCGGGCGCACCGCCCAGCAGCGGACGGCAGCCGGGGCCTATGGCGTGCTGCTGACCGCGCGCGGCGGGGCGCTGGACCGCCATCCCCCCGCCCGCCAGCGCGAGGTGCTGCGCGGGCTGGACCTGCTGGACTCCGCCCACGGACCGGCCAATCTGGCGGCCCTGTTCGACGTACCGTTCGCGCTGATGTTCATCGCCATCATCCTGCTGGCGAGCTGGCCGCTGGCGCTGGTGTGCGTGGTGTTCGTGGCCCTGTCCATCGCCGCCAACCAGCTCAGCCAGTCGGTGCTGCAGACGGTGGGGCAGGAAAGCTCGCAGGCCGCCATGGAAACCCAGCGGCTGGTTGCCGCCGGCATCGACAACCGCGACACGGTGCGCGCCTTTGCCGGGCTGGCCCCGGTGATGGCCCAGTGGGAACGGGCGGTGCGCGGCGCGCGGGCGGCGCGCGAACGGCTGTCGCTGGCGCAGGGGCGGTCGCAGTCGGCGTCCCAGACGCTCCAGTCGCTGCAAAGCGTGGCGGTCATCGCCGTCGGCGCCATCCTGGTGGTGCGCGGGCATCTGGACGTGGGCACGCTGATCGGCATCAACATCCTGGCCGGCAAGGCGGTGGCCCCCATCGGGCGGGTGGGGCAGATCGGCAGCGCCTTCATCCTGGCGCGCCAGGCCCGCGCGCGGCTGGAGGAATGGGCACGGCTTCCGGTGGAAGGGACCGGCGGCTCGGCGCTGGCGTCCTTCACCGGTGCGCTGGAGCTGCGCGACGTCACCTACACGCCCGCGGAAGGGGCGGCGGCGGTGCTGCGGCGGGTGTCGTTCCGCCTGCCGCCCGGTGCCGTGCTGGCGGTCAAGGGCCGCAACGGGGCGGGCAAGACCACGCTGCTGCGGCTGCTGACCGGGCTGATCGAGCCGCAGGACGGACTGATCCTGGCCGACGGGGTGGACATCCGCCGCTTCAATCCCGGCTGGTGGCGGGCGCAGGTGGCCTATCTGCCGCAGGAGCCGGCCTTCCTCGACCTGTCGATCCGCGACAACCTGCTGGCCGTGCGCCCCGATCTGGACGACGCCGGGCTGATGGCGGTTCTGGAACGGGCCGGGGCCGCGCATGTCGTCGCCGGCACGCCCCAGGGGATCAACACCCTGATCCGCAACGCGGGCCGCGAGTTTTCCGTGGGCCACCGCCGCCGTCTGGCGCTGGCCCGCGCGCTGGCGTCCGGCGGGCGGCTGGCGGTGTTCGACGAACCGACCGAGGGGCTGGACGCCGAGGGCACGGCCCTGGTGTACAAGGCGCTGATCGACCTGGCGCGGTCCGGGTGCACGGTGGTGGTCGCCTCCCACGACCCGCGCATCCTGCAGGGGGCCTCGCATCTCCTGGATCTGGACGGCGCCGGCACCGCGGTGACGGCGGAGGCGGTGGCGCGATGAACCTGACCGGCTGGCTGATCCGGCTGTCCCGCTTTACCGCCCGCCCGCCCGCGGCCGGGACCGTGCCCGTCACGGCGGGGGCGGAGGACGATCCGTCGGGCGACGACCGCTTCCTGGTCACCGCCGGGGCGCTGGTGCTGTTCGCCGTCGGCTGGTCGTCGGTGGCCGAGCTGAACGTCACCAGCGTGGCGCCGGGCGAGGTGGTGCCGCTGTCCTATGTCCAGAGCGTCCAGCACCTGGAGGGCGGCATCGTCCGCGAGATCCTGGTGGCCGAAGGCGACCGGGTGACGGAAAACCAGCCGCTGGTGGAGTTGGACCAGACCAAGACCGGCTCGGACGCGGGCGAACTGCGCGAGCGCCTGTCCTCGCTCGCCGCCGACCGCGCGCGGCTGGAGGCGGAGGTGGAGGACGCCCCCGCCGTGACATATCCCGCGTGGCTGCTGGAACGGGGGCCGGAGGTGGTCGCCGCCTCCCGCCTGCTGTTCCAGGCGCGGCGGGACCGGCTGGCCTCCGACATCCGCATCCAGACCCAGACGGTGACCCAGCGCGAGCAGGACGTGGCGATGATGGAATCCCGCATCGCCGGGACGCAGGCCGGCTTGCGCATCGTGCAGGAGCAGATCGCCATCAGCGACACGCTCCTGAAGCGGGAAATCACCAACCGCATGAAGCATCTGGAGCTTCTGCGCGATCAGGCCAACCTGACCGGCACCCTGGCCGAGGACCGCAACGCCCTGCTGCGCGCGCAGGCCGCCCTGGGGGAGGCCCGCGACCGGCTGGCCTGGATCACCCAGAAATACAAGGAAGAGGTCCGCAGCGCCCTGGAAGAGGCCCGCCGCAGCATCGCCGAGCTGTCCCAGCGCCAAGCCCGCGTGGAAGACAACCTGGACCGCAGCAGCCTGCGCGCCCCCGTGGCCGGCGTGGTGAAAACCCTGTCGGTGTCCACCCGCGGCGCGGTGGTCAAGCCGGGCGACACGGTGGTGGAGCTGGTGCCCGCCGACAGCCAGCTCGTGATCGACGCCCGCCTGCCGGTGCAGGACATCGGCTATGTCCAGACCGGGCAGGAGGTGTCGGTCACCCTGGCCAGCAGCGATGCGTCGCGCTTCGGCCACATCGTGGGCCACGTGCGCACCATCAGCCCCGACACCCTGGTCGATGCCGACAAGCAATCCTATTACAAGGTGCGCATCGCGCTGGACTCGCGCTCGTTCCAGTACGGCGGGCGGCGCTACGACCTGTACCCCGGCGTGCGGGTGGTCTGCAGCATCCTGACCGGCCAGCGCACCGTGCTCGATTACGTGCTGTCCCCCATCCTCAGCGGCCTGCACCGCGGGCTGCAGGAGCGGTGACGGCCATGTCTTCCCCGTCCGTTCCGCCTTTCCGCTTTCTTCCCGGTGGTGTCCATGTTCAAGCGGCTTAAGCCCCAGATCCAGCCCGCAACCATGCCGCGGCTGACCAAGAAGGCGCGCTTCGCCCTGATTATCGTCAGTGCCATCGTCATCACGGCCCTGGTGTCGGCCATCGTGCGCACCTGGGTGCTGGACGGCGACCGGCACGACCCGCTGGTGGTGGCGGTGGTGGCCCCGCTGTCGGGGACGGACGCGGCCATCGGGCGGGCGATCCGGCAGGGGGCGGAGCTGCGCGCCGGCCTCATCAACGCCGCGGGCGGCCTGTCGGGCCGGCCCGTGGAGGTGCGCGCCTTCGACGACAAGGGCGACCCCGCCGCCTCCCGCGCCCTGGCCCAGACGGTGGCGCAGCAGGCGGACGTGCTGGCGGTGATCGGCCACCACCCCGACAGCGCCGCCGACGCCGCGGGCGTCTACGCCGCCCGCGGCGTGCCGCTGCTGGAGCCGAACACCATGGCCGATCCGGGGGGGGACGCCAACCCGTGGCTGTTCCGCACCAATTTCGACACGCTGTTCGAAACCCGGTTCCTGGCCAACTACGTCCGCAACGTCATCGGCGAACCCACCATCGCCGTGGTGCGCGCCGACACCCCCCAGACCGCCGAACAGGCCGAGCAGTTCGACCGCATCATCCAGCGATTCGGCACCAGACTGGTGGCACAATGGACCTTCGCCCCCGGCAGCACCGACCTGCAGGCCCTGGCCGCCGACGTGAAGCAGAAGATGCCCACCGGCGCCCTGGTGATCCTGGGCTCGCCCGCCGACAGCGCCCAGGCGGTGGTGGCCCTGCGGGATGCCAACGTGCGCAACCTGATCGGCGGCCTGTCGGGCATGGCGTCCAACGCCTTCCGCGCCCGGCTGGTGGAGCTGGCGGCGAAACAGCCGCCGGAGGCGTACGCCAACGGCCTGCTGGTGTCGTCGCCGATCCTGTTCGACACCGCCAACGAACGCGCCCAGAGCTTCTACGGCCAGTACGAGAAGCGGTTCCGCTCGGTGCCCGACTGGGCGGCGGCCATGGGCGACGATTCCCTGTCGCTCGTCGCCGACGCCATCGGCCAGACGCTGAAGGCCGCCGGGCCGGAGGCCGGCAAGACCGCCACGCCGCAGCAGATCTCCGACCAGATCCGCAGCCGGCTGGCCGACCGCAACCGCAGCGAAACCGCCTTTCAGGGCGTGCTGGGAAGCTGGATCTTCAACGACAAGGGACAGGCCAACATCCCGGTGATGATGGCGCTCTACAACGGCCTGAACCCGGTGGCCGCCCTGACCCAGCTTCAGCCCATCCGCGACGTGGGCGTGTCGAACTTCCTGGAAGAGGTGCAGCGGGGCCGGGCGCTCTATGTCAACGACCGCTTCATGTACAAGACGAACGTGATCTACACGGGCGTCCAGATGAACGAGATCCGCGACCTGAACCCCGACCGGAACGAGGCGACGCTCAACGCCACCGTGTGGTTCCGCTACCGCGGCAATTTCAATCCCGCCGACGTGGTGTTCGTCAACGCGGTCAAGCCCATCGACCTGGGCAAGCCGTACCGCGAGGAACGCGACGACACCATGACCTATGCCGCCTACCGCATCGAGGGGCGGTTCAGCCTGGACTTCCTCAACGTCCGCCAGCCGTTCGGCAGCAAGGTGGCGGGGCTCAGCTTCCGCCACCGCACGCTCAACCGGAACAACGTGATGTTCGTCACCGACGTTCTGGGCATGGGGCTGATCGACACCTCCGATTTCGTGGAGAAGCTGAAGGCCGCCTCCACCGCCGTCCCGGCCCGCGAGCCGACGCTGATGGAACGGCTGAGCCGCAATCTGGAGGGACAGGCCGAAGGCTCCGCCCTGCTGGAACGGCTGCGGGGGGGCCGCGTGCTGGCGGCGTCGCCCGGCTGGCGGCTGTCGCGGGCCTGGATCTCGCAGGACGTGGTGTCCATCAGCTCCGAAGGCGACCCCAATTATGTGGGCTTCGGGCGTCCGGCCCCGGATTTCTCGCGGGTCGATTTCGGGGTGATGGCGGTGCCCGACGCGCCCGCCGCCCGCGACGTCATCGACGCCGACCATTTCCTGACCATCGCCATCTTCGCCGCCGTGCTGGCGCTGTTCGCGCGCCTGATGGACCGCAAGGACCGCGGCCAGTTCTGGAAGATGCAGACGCTGTTCATGCGCATCCTGTCGTGGCCGCTGCTGCTGATGTCGGTGGGCAACATCGCGCTGGACCGGGCGGTGGCCAGCCTGCCGCCCAGCGGCATCAACGCGGTGGTCAACACCTTCGACGTGCTGTGGCTGCTGGTGCCGGCGTTCCTGGCCACCCAGACGCTGGAACGGTTCGTGTGGACGCCGCTGGAGGTGAAGACCCAGCGCAAGATCCCCGGCATCATCCGCCGCTTTGCGTCGATCATCATCTTCGGGCTGGCGCTGTGCGGCGTCATCGCCTTCGTGCTGAAGCAGCCGCTGACCAGCCTGCTGGCCGCATCCGGCCTCATCAGCATGGTGATCGGTCTGGCGATCCAGGCCAACATCGCCAACATCTTCTCCGGCATCATCCTGAACCTGGAACGGCCGTTCAAGATCGGCGACAGCGTGCAGATCACCGATGTGGTCAAGGGCGTGGTGGTGGACATGACCTGGCGCACGGTGCGGGTGCGCAACGGGTCCGGCTACACCGTCGCCATGCCCAACGGCAAGGTGTCGGAGGCCACCGTGGTGAATTTCAGCGCGGTGGAACGGGTGTGGATGCGGCTGGAATACTACGCCGATCCGGCCTACGATCCCGACTTCATGGCGCAGGTGCTGACCCGCGCGCTCGCCGTGGCCGAGGGGACGATGCCCAGCGCCGGGGGGGCCGCTCCCTTCGTGCGCTACGACGGCATGCGCAACAGCAACGGCCAGTGGCTGGCGAAGTACAACCTGATCTTCTGGGTCAAGGATTACGACGCCACCTTCTCGGTGCCGGAAAAGGTGTGGAAGGCGGTCTATGCCACCCTGCGCGACGCCGGGCTGGAGCCGTCGCCGCCGGACCTGCTGGACGCCATGACCGCCGCCGAGAACGGGGGGGGCACCCATGGCACCCCCGTGCAGGCGGCGGCGGCCACGGCGGTGGCGCTGGCCGACGCGCGGTGACCGGAAACGGGACGATCAACGGAAAGGGCTTTGTCATGGCGGTGTTTTCCGGTTTCCCCAGCGGGGTTCGGCGTCTGGTTCTGCCGGTTCTGGCCCTGGGGGCGGGGGTGCCGGCGGGCGGGTGCGTGCCCATGGTCGCCGGCCCGGTGGTGGCGGTGGCCGCCCTGCCCGAGGTGGAGTCGCGCACCGACGTGCTGGCCCCCATCACCGAGGGACGCCTTGACCCGCTGGTACGCTATCCCGCCCGCAACGTGCGCTATTCCCTGACCATCGACGAGCAGGACGGCTCCTTCATCCTCAAGACGCGGGAGACAGGGGATGAGCCGGCGGCGGTCTCCGCCCCGGTCCGCAAGGCCGCCGCCCCGGCCCCCGTGGCGGCGGCACCAGCAACGGCGACCGTACCGCGTCCGGCACCGGCCGAAACGGCATCCGTCACCGTGGCGGCGGTTCCCCCCTCCCCCACCCATCAGAGCGATGTGGAAAGCCCGCTGTTGCCGGCCGCAGCCAGCCGGCCCGCGGCGGTCCAGCCGATCCCCACCAGCACGGCCCCCGCCGTCGCCGCCCCGGCCATTGCGGCGGCCCCGATGGTCCCGGTTGCTCAGATGGCTGCCGCGTCCGACGTTCCGCCGCCGGTCGCCCCCGCCCCGGCGGCCAAGGCCCCGGTGGTCATCACCCCGGCCCAGACGGCTCCCGTCACCGCACCGGCGGCCCCGGCTTTCCAGCCGGCGGCGGTGGACGCGCCCGTCCCCACCCCGGCACCGGCCCCGCGGACGGTGCCGGTGGCGCCGATCGTTCCCGGTGCGGTCCCGGCGGCCCCCCGGTCCGTGGTGGTCACCCCCTGCCCGTCCGGCGGGGAAAGCTGGTTCCGCTACACGCCCGAGGGCTATGTGTGCGCGGCCCCCACGCCAGCCCCCGCGGCGGCGGTGGCCGAAAGCGCGCGCATCCCCGACCGGGATTGCCGCACCGGACGCTGGGTGCAGGCCACGCCGGGGGAATTCGTCTGCCAGCCCATCGGCAAGGGGGAGTGATCCCCCCGCCGGTCAGCGGACCCGTTCGACGGGAAAGCGCACGCTGGGTGCCGCCATCAGATCCTGCGCGGCGATGAGCTGAAGCTCGCGGGTGCCCGCACGGCGGGTTTCCTGGAACACGGCGTTGATGGCCGCCGCCGCCCCCTCCAGCGCCGCGGCGGCGCTGCGGGTCTTCAGGTAATGGGCCAGGAACAGCGCCGCCACCGCATCGCCGGCCCCGTTGGGCGGCGGATCCAGCGGCAGGCGCGGGGTGCCGACCAGGAACGCGCCCTCATCGCCGTCCACCAGCATCTCGATCCGGCCCTCGGGCGCTTCGGCGCGGGTCAGGCTGGTGACCATGACCAGTTTCGGTCCGCGGGACCGCAGGGCCGCCGTTGCCGCCAGCGCCTCGGCCAGCGAGGTCACGGGGCAGCCGGTCAGGTATTCCAGCTCGAACTGGTTGGGGGTCACCACGTCGGCGGCGGGCACGGCGTGGTCGCGCATGAATTCCGGGATGCCGGGCCGCACGA
Proteins encoded in this window:
- a CDS encoding TolC family protein gives rise to the protein MSATESHDRLRAAQSSADSAFNALRVSVGAWYPNMAFSAGVGRERFEKPGPSNTNMYARQMTVRATQLLWDFGATNADIERARLTSIRADVSVERTRQELLLEGLGAYATLLKSQMVLKYARQSEENIRRQTGLEEVRLREGYGFSTDVLQAKSQLAGAQARRVASEEAVQVALNRFQAFFGHVDINGTALQALALPEPALPRRLEEALTRAQESNLRLQELTLTSAAARENVTATQGRSFYPRIEGVLERTVKDDYQGTAGRQNESVAKVQLTLPFNLGFTALNSVKQARADAAAADASLADQERQVLEGVRNSWSRLQSARQQAELLRDQASLAKGFLEVARSERELGTRSLIDLLTGETTLINAQSDAAAAETDVALAGYQLLAAIGHLSYTDVRTRPVGQAGKDKPKPAARAPKAPAKANPAPAPAPAAPAPSQAPSQAPQ
- a CDS encoding ATP-binding cassette domain-containing protein, which codes for MKDLVTRLRASPRTARRLLAASAAANGLALASSFYVMLVLNRYVSHGVDATLLTLTVGVVATIGFEHAFRHVRLRIAANFGRTAQQRTAAGAYGVLLTARGGALDRHPPARQREVLRGLDLLDSAHGPANLAALFDVPFALMFIAIILLASWPLALVCVVFVALSIAANQLSQSVLQTVGQESSQAAMETQRLVAAGIDNRDTVRAFAGLAPVMAQWERAVRGARAARERLSLAQGRSQSASQTLQSLQSVAVIAVGAILVVRGHLDVGTLIGINILAGKAVAPIGRVGQIGSAFILARQARARLEEWARLPVEGTGGSALASFTGALELRDVTYTPAEGAAAVLRRVSFRLPPGAVLAVKGRNGAGKTTLLRLLTGLIEPQDGLILADGVDIRRFNPGWWRAQVAYLPQEPAFLDLSIRDNLLAVRPDLDDAGLMAVLERAGAAHVVAGTPQGINTLIRNAGREFSVGHRRRLALARALASGGRLAVFDEPTEGLDAEGTALVYKALIDLARSGCTVVVASHDPRILQGASHLLDLDGAGTAVTAEAVAR
- a CDS encoding HlyD family type I secretion periplasmic adaptor subunit, encoding MNLTGWLIRLSRFTARPPAAGTVPVTAGAEDDPSGDDRFLVTAGALVLFAVGWSSVAELNVTSVAPGEVVPLSYVQSVQHLEGGIVREILVAEGDRVTENQPLVELDQTKTGSDAGELRERLSSLAADRARLEAEVEDAPAVTYPAWLLERGPEVVAASRLLFQARRDRLASDIRIQTQTVTQREQDVAMMESRIAGTQAGLRIVQEQIAISDTLLKREITNRMKHLELLRDQANLTGTLAEDRNALLRAQAALGEARDRLAWITQKYKEEVRSALEEARRSIAELSQRQARVEDNLDRSSLRAPVAGVVKTLSVSTRGAVVKPGDTVVELVPADSQLVIDARLPVQDIGYVQTGQEVSVTLASSDASRFGHIVGHVRTISPDTLVDADKQSYYKVRIALDSRSFQYGGRRYDLYPGVRVVCSILTGQRTVLDYVLSPILSGLHRGLQER
- a CDS encoding ABC transporter substrate-binding protein; the protein is MFKRLKPQIQPATMPRLTKKARFALIIVSAIVITALVSAIVRTWVLDGDRHDPLVVAVVAPLSGTDAAIGRAIRQGAELRAGLINAAGGLSGRPVEVRAFDDKGDPAASRALAQTVAQQADVLAVIGHHPDSAADAAGVYAARGVPLLEPNTMADPGGDANPWLFRTNFDTLFETRFLANYVRNVIGEPTIAVVRADTPQTAEQAEQFDRIIQRFGTRLVAQWTFAPGSTDLQALAADVKQKMPTGALVILGSPADSAQAVVALRDANVRNLIGGLSGMASNAFRARLVELAAKQPPEAYANGLLVSSPILFDTANERAQSFYGQYEKRFRSVPDWAAAMGDDSLSLVADAIGQTLKAAGPEAGKTATPQQISDQIRSRLADRNRSETAFQGVLGSWIFNDKGQANIPVMMALYNGLNPVAALTQLQPIRDVGVSNFLEEVQRGRALYVNDRFMYKTNVIYTGVQMNEIRDLNPDRNEATLNATVWFRYRGNFNPADVVFVNAVKPIDLGKPYREERDDTMTYAAYRIEGRFSLDFLNVRQPFGSKVAGLSFRHRTLNRNNVMFVTDVLGMGLIDTSDFVEKLKAASTAVPAREPTLMERLSRNLEGQAEGSALLERLRGGRVLAASPGWRLSRAWISQDVVSISSEGDPNYVGFGRPAPDFSRVDFGVMAVPDAPAARDVIDADHFLTIAIFAAVLALFARLMDRKDRGQFWKMQTLFMRILSWPLLLMSVGNIALDRAVASLPPSGINAVVNTFDVLWLLVPAFLATQTLERFVWTPLEVKTQRKIPGIIRRFASIIIFGLALCGVIAFVLKQPLTSLLAASGLISMVIGLAIQANIANIFSGIILNLERPFKIGDSVQITDVVKGVVVDMTWRTVRVRNGSGYTVAMPNGKVSEATVVNFSAVERVWMRLEYYADPAYDPDFMAQVLTRALAVAEGTMPSAGGAAPFVRYDGMRNSNGQWLAKYNLIFWVKDYDATFSVPEKVWKAVYATLRDAGLEPSPPDLLDAMTAAENGGGTHGTPVQAAAATAVALADAR
- the pdxY gene encoding pyridoxal kinase PdxY, coding for MKTVLSIQSHVAYGYVGNRAAVFPLQRLGCDVIAVNTVQFSNHTGYGSWKGDVFTPAHVEQVLEGVGERGALDSCDAVLSGYMGDAAMGTVILSAVARVKTARPDALYCCDPVMGDVGRGFFVRPGIPEFMRDHAVPAADVVTPNQFELEYLTGCPVTSLAEALAATAALRSRGPKLVMVTSLTRAEAPEGRIEMLVDGDEGAFLVGTPRLPLDPPPNGAGDAVAALFLAHYLKTRSAAAALEGAAAAINAVFQETRRAGTRELQLIAAQDLMAAPSVRFPVERVR